One genomic window of Bacillota bacterium includes the following:
- a CDS encoding DNA polymerase III subunit alpha, with protein sequence MDFVHLHLHTEYSLLDGFAKIDNLIKHVKSLGQKSVAITDHGNMHGVIDFYRAAKKEGIKPIIGCEVYVATRTRLDRESKIDADNYHLVLLAMNDLGYKNLISMVSASYLDGFYYRPRVDWELLEAHSDGLIALSACLGGEIPQRMMRNDHSGAREVACRLARIFPERFYLEMQDHGLPEQRPINMALVTLAQELSLPLVLTNDVHYVSPSDHAAHDVLLCVQMAKAINDPNRMRFVPQFHATSAEELMARLSYLPSAVVEEAVASTVRIADSCNVDFRFDQVHLPQYEIPEGYTELSYLEKLCHDKVHWRYPNPSQEVQQRLVYELEILGKAGYAGYMLIVQDFTSFARQQGIPVGPGRGSAVGSIVAYILGITDLDPLPYDLLFERFLHLERISMPDIDIDFCYERRDEVIKYVTDKYGHDNVCQIVTFGTLGARAAVRDVARALSIPLPEVDRIAKLVPEELNITLKDALDKSADLLALYNTDHRIKELLDLAQALEGVPRHLSVHAAGVVIAPARLNTLIPLAKSGQAVITQFDMDTVQDLGLLKMDFLGLRTLTVIRYCLANVKDNTGLAIDFAELGYEDADTYAMIARGDTLGVFQLEGGGMRNFFAKLRPTCFEDIVAGISLFRPGPMEQIPRYLAGRESPEDIEYADSRLEPILKVTYGCLVYQEQVQRIFRELAGYSLGRADLVRRAMAKKKPEVMALEREYFLHGIVDEASGTKMVPGALALGLSKQVANSIFDLMAEFAKYAFNKSHGAGYAVLAYQTAYLKCHYPREFLAALLTSVAGNTDKLQLYLEECRRRSIPVLPPDINESESNFVVKGEAIRFGLAAIKNVGGKVIEPIVRKRQEGKYGSLYDFLLRVNDGVMNRRTVEHLIRAGAMASLGLNRRQLLDIMEECFDKVAQEKRQRETGQISLFDVFGEAEASKAAIKIPDLTDFSVSEILEMEKDLLGFYVSGHPLDQYTAVLRKHGKHSIGLLGECEDKAEVTIAGMIAEVRVIVTKAGRRMAFAQVEDFGGTIEVVFFPQIFEKQGEQLIAGRAAMLRGAITRREERVSLAVNEVTLLGLGECENDTDRQPERISLRLDKQDKSHLEELRNLLQRTPGPVPVYLLMPEASIRVDQSLYVAFGPYLKAELESKLGASNVEILWRCT encoded by the coding sequence ATGGATTTTGTGCACTTGCATTTACATACTGAATACAGCCTGCTGGACGGATTCGCTAAGATTGATAACTTAATCAAACATGTTAAGTCCCTCGGGCAGAAGTCCGTAGCTATCACAGACCATGGCAACATGCATGGAGTAATCGATTTTTATCGCGCGGCAAAAAAAGAGGGTATCAAGCCGATTATTGGATGCGAGGTCTATGTCGCTACGCGCACACGTTTAGACCGCGAATCGAAAATCGATGCTGATAATTATCACTTGGTGCTTTTGGCCATGAATGACCTAGGGTATAAGAACCTTATAAGCATGGTCAGTGCAAGCTACTTAGATGGGTTCTACTATCGTCCCCGCGTGGACTGGGAGCTCCTAGAAGCGCACTCTGACGGGCTCATCGCCCTAAGTGCCTGCCTAGGCGGCGAAATACCGCAGCGCATGATGCGTAATGATCACAGCGGGGCGCGTGAAGTGGCGTGCCGCCTGGCGCGCATTTTTCCGGAGCGGTTCTACTTGGAGATGCAAGACCATGGCTTGCCGGAGCAGCGGCCAATAAATATGGCCCTTGTCACCCTAGCACAAGAGTTGTCGCTGCCTCTCGTGCTCACTAATGATGTGCATTATGTTTCCCCTAGCGATCACGCAGCACATGATGTGCTTCTTTGCGTACAAATGGCCAAGGCGATTAATGACCCTAACCGGATGCGTTTTGTGCCACAATTTCATGCTACTTCGGCAGAAGAACTCATGGCGCGCCTGTCCTACTTGCCGTCCGCGGTTGTAGAGGAGGCTGTAGCCAGTACGGTACGCATTGCTGACAGCTGTAATGTAGATTTTCGTTTCGATCAAGTACACTTGCCTCAGTACGAGATTCCCGAGGGCTACACCGAGTTGTCATACCTCGAGAAATTGTGTCATGACAAGGTACACTGGCGTTACCCTAACCCTAGCCAAGAAGTGCAGCAGCGCCTAGTCTACGAGCTTGAGATCCTCGGTAAAGCGGGCTATGCCGGCTACATGCTCATCGTGCAGGACTTTACAAGCTTTGCGCGGCAGCAAGGAATCCCTGTAGGACCCGGTCGTGGCTCGGCCGTTGGTTCTATAGTAGCCTACATTCTCGGTATCACCGACCTCGACCCCCTGCCTTATGATCTCTTGTTCGAGCGGTTTTTGCATCTTGAGCGCATCAGCATGCCTGATATTGATATTGATTTTTGCTACGAGCGTCGCGACGAAGTAATTAAGTACGTCACGGACAAGTATGGGCACGATAACGTCTGCCAAATTGTGACCTTTGGTACCCTCGGGGCGCGTGCGGCCGTGCGAGATGTGGCGCGGGCGCTGTCCATACCGCTGCCCGAGGTCGATCGCATCGCCAAGTTAGTGCCTGAGGAGCTAAACATTACCCTGAAAGACGCTCTCGATAAGTCTGCGGACTTACTGGCACTCTACAATACAGACCACCGCATTAAAGAACTCTTAGACCTCGCGCAAGCTCTTGAAGGCGTGCCGCGGCACCTTTCGGTCCATGCCGCAGGGGTGGTTATTGCTCCTGCTAGGCTCAATACTTTGATTCCTCTTGCTAAATCTGGGCAGGCAGTTATAACGCAGTTTGATATGGACACAGTGCAAGATTTAGGGTTGCTTAAGATGGACTTTCTCGGTCTGCGTACTCTCACTGTTATCCGCTACTGCCTAGCCAATGTCAAAGATAATACGGGGCTGGCTATAGATTTTGCAGAGCTCGGGTATGAAGATGCCGACACCTATGCCATGATCGCCCGCGGTGATACCCTAGGGGTGTTTCAGCTTGAAGGCGGAGGAATGCGCAACTTCTTCGCCAAACTGCGCCCCACCTGCTTTGAGGACATTGTGGCGGGCATCTCACTATTTCGCCCAGGCCCCATGGAACAAATCCCCCGTTACCTAGCAGGGAGAGAGTCCCCGGAGGACATTGAGTACGCGGATTCTCGCTTAGAGCCGATCCTCAAGGTGACCTATGGCTGCCTTGTCTACCAAGAGCAGGTGCAACGTATTTTTCGTGAGCTTGCGGGCTACTCTCTAGGACGAGCAGATCTAGTGCGTCGGGCTATGGCGAAGAAAAAACCCGAAGTTATGGCGCTAGAGCGCGAGTACTTTTTGCACGGAATAGTCGACGAGGCTAGCGGCACAAAAATGGTCCCCGGAGCATTGGCTCTCGGGTTATCGAAGCAGGTAGCCAACAGCATTTTTGATTTGATGGCTGAATTTGCAAAATACGCCTTCAATAAATCTCATGGCGCAGGTTATGCGGTACTGGCCTACCAGACAGCCTACCTTAAGTGTCACTACCCGCGCGAGTTCTTGGCTGCCTTGCTTACCTCGGTGGCTGGCAACACCGATAAATTGCAGCTGTACCTTGAAGAATGCAGGCGACGGAGTATTCCTGTCTTACCACCAGACATTAATGAGAGTGAGTCTAATTTTGTCGTTAAAGGGGAGGCCATTCGTTTTGGCTTGGCCGCCATCAAGAACGTGGGGGGGAAAGTCATCGAACCTATTGTCAGAAAGCGACAGGAGGGGAAGTACGGCAGTCTTTATGACTTCTTGCTGCGGGTTAACGACGGAGTAATGAATCGGCGTACGGTCGAGCACTTAATTCGCGCTGGAGCTATGGCTTCGCTAGGACTTAACCGCCGTCAGCTTCTTGACATTATGGAAGAATGCTTTGACAAGGTGGCTCAAGAAAAGCGACAGCGTGAAACAGGGCAAATCTCTCTCTTTGATGTCTTTGGAGAGGCCGAAGCCAGTAAAGCTGCCATCAAAATTCCTGATCTCACTGATTTTAGTGTGAGTGAAATTCTCGAAATGGAAAAGGATTTGCTGGGTTTCTATGTCTCTGGTCACCCTCTCGATCAGTACACAGCCGTCCTGCGCAAACACGGCAAGCATTCCATCGGTCTACTCGGCGAATGCGAAGACAAGGCCGAGGTTACTATCGCCGGTATGATTGCTGAAGTCAGGGTTATTGTTACCAAGGCGGGTCGGCGCATGGCCTTTGCGCAAGTGGAAGACTTTGGCGGCACCATAGAAGTAGTATTCTTTCCTCAGATTTTCGAAAAACAAGGAGAGCAGCTGATCGCCGGGCGCGCCGCGATGCTGCGTGGAGCCATTACTCGGCGCGAGGAGCGCGTTTCTCTGGCGGTGAACGAAGTTACCCTGCTCGGGCTGGGGGAATGCGAAAATGACACCGATCGGCAACCAGAGAGAATATCACTGCGCCTAGATAAGCAGGATAAGTCGCACCTAGAAGAATTGCGAAACCTATTACAGCGCACGCCTGGTCCTGTCCCTGTCTACTTGCTTATGCCTGAAGCCTCGATTAGAGTGGATCAAAGTCTGTATGTAGCCTTTGGTCCCTACCTTAAGGCAGAGTTAGAAAGTAAGCTTGGAGCGTCAAATGTAGAGATATTATGGAGGTGCACATGA
- a CDS encoding cell wall hydrolase, with amino-acid sequence MIKRQLVSILGVLVTTAFLLSGTVSAATLGSRSLSLGSRGQDVREVQRILAQNGFSPGQQDGIFGPRTEQAVVAFQRTVGLPTIGIVGPRTTASLLAHRAIYTVVRGDTLTSIARRKGTTVAELKAANKLESDFLVAGRRIIIPGASTSAVTTPSRSRLAITREERSTLARLVHAEAQGESFLGKVAVAAVVLNRVDDARFPDTIQQVLYQPFQFEPVLNRWIYKPAGEAAYRAVDAALAGQDPSQGAVFFYNPQKAPHTWMATRPVILRIGNHVFMR; translated from the coding sequence ATGATTAAGCGCCAGTTAGTTTCTATCTTGGGTGTACTAGTGACGACCGCCTTCTTGCTAAGCGGAACTGTCAGCGCGGCCACCCTCGGCTCCCGATCGCTTAGCCTCGGCTCACGCGGTCAGGATGTGCGTGAGGTGCAGCGCATCCTTGCCCAGAACGGCTTCTCACCAGGTCAGCAAGATGGCATCTTTGGGCCACGCACAGAACAAGCGGTAGTTGCGTTTCAGCGCACCGTGGGCTTACCCACCATCGGCATTGTTGGCCCACGCACAACCGCTAGTCTCTTGGCCCACAGAGCAATTTACACTGTGGTGCGGGGTGACACCCTCACTAGCATTGCGCGGCGCAAGGGCACAACCGTAGCGGAACTCAAGGCGGCCAATAAGCTAGAGAGCGATTTCCTTGTAGCTGGTCGCCGTATAATTATCCCTGGAGCTTCTACTAGCGCGGTAACTACACCTTCTAGGAGTCGCCTCGCGATCACCAGAGAGGAGCGCAGCACCCTGGCTAGACTTGTACATGCCGAGGCTCAAGGCGAATCATTTCTCGGCAAAGTGGCAGTGGCTGCGGTTGTACTAAACCGTGTAGACGACGCGCGATTTCCTGACACGATTCAACAAGTGCTCTATCAACCTTTCCAGTTTGAGCCAGTGTTGAATCGTTGGATTTACAAGCCAGCTGGAGAAGCGGCATACCGAGCCGTAGATGCTGCCCTCGCGGGGCAGGACCCCTCCCAAGGCGCAGTGTTCTTCTACAATCCACAAAAAGCCCCTCACACTTGGATGGCAACTCGTCCCGTCATCTTGCGCATCGGCAACCATGTCTTTATGCGTTAG
- a CDS encoding phosphatidylglycerophosphatase A has protein sequence MKDIVIRKLSERGVELVDIAAIVSELQKPYHPGLTPEVSLSTVLAVLDKREVQHTILVGIALDTMAEQGFLEDPLCAIVSEDEPLFGVDEILALGITNVYGTIGLTNFGYLDKVKPGILRLLNNHPTQVHTFLDDLVAGVAAAASARIAHNIFK, from the coding sequence ATGAAAGACATTGTTATTCGCAAGTTGTCTGAGCGAGGTGTGGAGTTAGTAGACATTGCGGCCATCGTGAGCGAGTTGCAGAAGCCCTACCATCCTGGCCTTACGCCTGAAGTCTCTTTAAGCACCGTACTGGCGGTGCTAGACAAGCGTGAAGTTCAGCATACTATTCTTGTCGGTATAGCTCTGGATACCATGGCCGAACAGGGCTTTTTAGAGGATCCGCTTTGCGCCATAGTAAGTGAAGACGAGCCGCTCTTTGGCGTAGATGAGATTCTCGCCCTTGGTATCACGAATGTCTATGGCACCATTGGGCTGACGAACTTCGGGTATCTAGACAAAGTCAAGCCAGGTATTTTGCGTCTACTCAACAATCACCCGACACAGGTGCACACATTTTTGGATGACCTGGTAGCAGGGGTCGCTGCCGCAGCGTCGGCGCGCATAGCACACAATATATTTAAGTAG
- a CDS encoding ABC-F family ATP-binding cassette domain-containing protein, whose translation MPVLQVSNITKYYGDNIVLDGVGFALHAKEKVALLGANGCGKTTLLKVVAGRLTPDDGQVSVVSGGKAHYLEQEPEFTPRLSLYHAVSQVFAPVIDLEKELRSLEEQMAGAEDVAKLLQRYSLLTERFEALGGYGLESAIKKVLMGLGFSEGDLAAPIEYLSGGQRVRAALAKALLEEPVLLLLDEPTNHLDLAAVEWLEGFLPTYKGAVLIVSHDRHFLDKVVTRCLELENHKLTEYPGNFSKYRALKAERLALQGTAYEREQAEMLRMKDFVNRYRAGSRATLSKSWAKRLERREKSATAKPQSKEHLTLTVAERRRSGRDVLTVCDLQVGFAGNMLFAPFSATIKRGERIALLGPNGCGKTSLLCALLGDLPHHGLVRWGVGVEIGYFDQRLALLSPRGMVLAEVMNVGGTMSEWEARSYLAQFLFRGEQVFACLSTLSGGERTRLSLAKLLLLGRNVLLLDEPTNHLDIESREVLEKALLSYTGTIFFVSHDRYFLDKVATRLWRFGSDKNIIDHRQNYSNWRQTQFFSPPMPMAKGPSKKMLEVKKTSLDVSVIEREIIRLELEKQAQEEYMASMDFLKLKDGKKGMVDRYMRLCSRLEELLATWERAVQDK comes from the coding sequence CGCTAAGGAAAAAGTAGCACTCTTAGGCGCGAATGGTTGTGGTAAAACTACACTGCTCAAAGTTGTCGCCGGGCGCTTGACGCCTGATGATGGCCAGGTTAGCGTAGTTTCTGGAGGCAAGGCGCATTACTTGGAGCAAGAGCCTGAGTTCACGCCTCGTTTGTCGCTGTACCACGCCGTAAGCCAGGTCTTTGCGCCTGTAATCGACTTAGAAAAAGAGCTACGCAGCCTAGAAGAGCAAATGGCGGGGGCCGAAGATGTAGCAAAGCTCTTGCAACGTTACAGCTTGCTAACCGAAAGGTTCGAGGCCTTAGGTGGCTATGGCCTAGAGAGTGCCATCAAGAAGGTGCTTATGGGCCTTGGCTTCTCAGAGGGAGATCTTGCCGCCCCCATCGAATATTTGAGCGGCGGACAACGAGTAAGAGCAGCTTTAGCTAAGGCCTTGCTTGAGGAGCCGGTGCTTTTGCTCTTAGACGAGCCCACTAATCACCTTGATTTGGCGGCGGTAGAATGGCTAGAGGGGTTCTTGCCTACCTACAAGGGCGCCGTGCTAATCGTTTCGCATGACCGTCATTTTCTCGATAAAGTGGTGACGCGTTGTTTAGAGCTTGAGAACCACAAGCTGACCGAGTATCCTGGTAACTTCAGCAAGTATCGGGCCTTGAAGGCAGAACGCTTGGCTCTGCAGGGCACGGCCTACGAGCGCGAGCAGGCAGAAATGTTACGCATGAAAGACTTTGTTAATCGCTACCGTGCTGGCTCGCGCGCCACCTTGTCGAAGAGCTGGGCCAAAAGACTCGAGCGCCGGGAGAAAAGTGCTACTGCCAAGCCGCAGAGCAAAGAGCACCTTACTCTCACTGTCGCCGAACGTCGTCGCAGCGGGCGGGACGTGCTCACAGTCTGCGACCTGCAGGTAGGTTTCGCGGGCAACATGCTCTTTGCTCCGTTCTCGGCGACTATCAAGCGTGGCGAGCGCATTGCCCTGCTTGGCCCGAACGGTTGTGGCAAGACCTCTCTCCTCTGTGCTTTGCTCGGCGACTTACCCCATCATGGCTTGGTGCGGTGGGGGGTTGGTGTCGAAATTGGCTACTTTGATCAGCGTCTAGCGCTCCTTAGCCCGCGGGGAATGGTGCTAGCCGAGGTTATGAACGTCGGTGGCACCATGTCAGAATGGGAGGCCCGCTCCTACCTCGCGCAATTCTTGTTTCGCGGGGAGCAGGTGTTTGCCTGCCTGTCGACGCTTTCAGGTGGGGAGCGCACTCGTCTTAGTCTCGCTAAGCTGCTGCTTCTCGGGCGAAATGTGCTGCTCCTTGACGAACCTACCAACCATCTCGATATAGAGAGTCGCGAGGTGCTTGAAAAGGCCCTGCTTAGTTACACAGGTACAATTTTCTTTGTCTCGCACGACCGTTACTTTCTTGACAAGGTTGCCACCCGCCTGTGGCGGTTTGGGAGCGACAAGAATATAATTGACCACCGGCAAAACTACAGCAATTGGCGTCAGACACAGTTTTTCTCCCCGCCTATGCCCATGGCTAAGGGACCGTCTAAGAAGATGCTAGAGGTAAAGAAGACCTCTCTCGATGTTTCCGTTATAGAGCGGGAGATAATTCGCCTCGAACTTGAAAAACAAGCCCAGGAAGAGTACATGGCCAGCATGGATTTTTTAAAGCTCAAGGATGGCAAGAAGGGAATGGTAGACCGTTACATGCGGCTTTGCTCTCGTCTAGAAGAGCTTCTGGCAACATGGGAACGGGCGGTACAAGACAAATAA